In a genomic window of Brassica rapa cultivar Chiifu-401-42 chromosome A10, CAAS_Brap_v3.01, whole genome shotgun sequence:
- the LOC103846541 gene encoding N-terminal acetyltransferase A complex catalytic subunit NAA10: MVCIRRATVDDLLAMQACNLMCLPENYQMKYYLYHILSWPQLLYVAEDYNGRIVGYVLAKMDEESNECHGHITSLAVLRTHRKLGLATKLMTAAQAAMEQVYEAEYVSLHVRRSNRAAFHLYTETLGYKIHDVEAKYYADGEDAYDMRKYFKGKQNHQQSHGHHHHHHHHHHGGGCCSGDAVDTTQAEDAIATTSK, from the exons ATGGTGTGCATCAGGCGAGCGACGGTTGACGATCTGCTGGCGATGCAAGCCTGCAATCTCATGTGTCTTCCCGAGAACTACCAGATGAAGTACTACCTCTACCACATCCTCTCCTGGCCTCAGCTTCTCTACGTTGCCGAGGACTACAACGGCCGCATCGTCGGCTATGTCCTCGCCAAGATGGACGAGGAGAGTAACGAGTGCCACGGCCACATCACTTCCCTCGCTGTTCTTCGTACTCATCGGAAGCTTGGTCTCGCCACTAAGCTCATGACCGCTGCTCAGGCTGCCATGGAACAG GTTTATGAGGCAGAGTATGTTTCGCTGCACGTGAGGAGAAGTAACCGAGCAGCGTTTCATCTGTACACGGAGACGTTAGGATACAAGATTCACGATGTGGAAGCGAAGTATTACGCGGATGGAGAGGATGCCTATGACATGCGGAAGTATTTTAAGGGTAAGCAAAACCATCAACAGAGCCatggtcatcatcatcatcatcatcatcatcatcatggaGGTGGGTGTTGTTCCGGTGATGCAGTAGATACAACTCAAGCCGAAGATGCTATAGCAACGACGTCGAAGTGA
- the LOC103846542 gene encoding protein PNS1 isoform X1, producing the protein MGATDPVKAVEERENRGEEETEKKKKKQRGVKANDEEEGDKDELNHHRFLASLNRLNPTNPLRVIVNNGGGGRFTTPPPPNPAQPLRSSSRAPPPIQTPPVRAPPPEEPQPPPSPSPPPLQHQSRSLFSQTPQETLASLNSSKYTNKFFLLLFILHKIAAIGFVCFLVFRGVQGLIGSNGSVKRKEQRILRFLLPQVEAASLLSIVLAFSWQMAIRLWPEFMIHFILWSTFLMSLSSGILLLCFQMPATDAVGVSLIAFSIGNGLYACWVTRRIKFCTKILVKSLEPVSKFTDLNLPTYYMLAAGFFWMSLWIFGVIGALNFYFPPVVIIGLVLSLAWTTEVMRNVVNLTVSRVIALFYLRGMQSSTRFSFQRALSRNLGSACLGSLFVPTIEALRIVARGLNLLKGEDEFMFCCANCCLKLMTFIFEHGNGWAFVQIAAYGKGFVRASQDTWKLFEDVDMVEIVDADITSSICFLTGICSGCVCVIVAAAWTHTVYKPFTATISLLAFFIGYLMTRISMALPHACVSCYYACYAENPESRFFDKTIKERQALIKHGRVVVHTPRVRRALA; encoded by the exons ATGGGTGCCACAGACCCCGTAAAG GCTGTGGAAGAGAGAGAAaacagaggagaagaagaaacagagaagaagaagaagaaacagagaggAGTAAAGGCTAATGATGAGGAAGAAGGAGATAAAGACGAACTCAACCACCACAGATTCTTAGCGAGCTTGAACAGATTGAACCCCACGAACCCTCTTCGGGTCATCGTCAACAATGGCGGCGGCGGTAGATTCACCACTCCGCCTCCTCCTAACCCCGCGCAGCCGCTCCGATCTTCCTCAAGAGCTCCTCCGCCGATTCAGACTCCTCCCGTCCGCGCCCCGCCGCCTGAAGAGCCTCAGCCTCCGCCGTCTCCCTCTCCGCCTCCGCTTCAGCATCAGTCTCGTTCCCTCTTCTCACAAACCCCTCAA GAAACGTTGGCGTCGTTGAACTCGTCAAAGTACACAAACAAGTTCTTTCTCCTCCTCTTCATCCTTCACAAGATCGCGGCCATCGGTTTCGTATGCTTCCTCGTCTTCAGAGGCGTCCAGGGTCTCATCGGCTCCAACGGCAGCGTCAAACGCAAAGAGCAACGCATCCTCAGATTCCTACTCCCCCAAGTCGAAGCCGCGTCTCTCCTAAGCATCGTACTCGCCTTCTCCTGGCAAATGGCGATCCGTCTCTGGCCTGAGTTCATGATCCACTTCATACTCTGGAGCACGTTCCTGATGTCTCTCTCCTCAGGAATCCTCTTGCTCTGTTTCCAGATGCCAGCAACCGATGCCGTTGGTGTTTCCCTCATCGCCTTCTCTATAGGCAACGGTTTATACGCTTGCTGGGTCACACGCAGGATCAAGTTCTGTACCAAGATACTAGTCAAGTCTTTAGAGCCAGTTTCGAAGTTCACTGACTTGAACTTACCAACCTACTACATGCTAGCAGCTGGTTTCTTCTGGATGTCGCTTTGGATCTTCGGTGTCATCGGTGCGTTGAATTTTTACTTTCCGCCGGTTGTGATTATCGGTTTGGTGTTGAGCTTGGCGTGGACGACGGAAGTGATGAGGAACGTTGTTAATCTAACTGTGAGTAGAGTCATCGCTTTGTTCTATCTTAGAGGGATGCAGTCTAGTACTCGGTTTAGTTTCCAAAGAGCCTTGTCTCGTAACCTAGGGAGCGCGTGTTTGGGGTCTCTCTTTGTTCCGACGATCGAAGCGCTTAGGATCGTGGCGAGAGGGTTGAACTTGCTTAAAGGTGAAGATGAGTTCATGTTTTGCTGCGCTAATTGTTGTCTTAAACTCATGACGTTTATATTCGAGCATGGCAATGGCTGGGCCTTTGTGcag ATAGCAGCGTATGGGAAAGGGTTTGTGAGGGCGTCGCAAGACACGTGGAAACTGTTTGAGgatgttgatatggttgagatTGTAGATGCGGACATAACAAGCTCTATATGTTTCCTCACGGGGATATGCAGTGGCTGCGTCTGTGTTATTGTGGCGGCTGCTTGGACGCACACGGTTTATAAGCCTTTTACGGCTACCATCTCCTTACTTGCCTTCTTCATTGGTTACCTCATg ACGAGGATCTCAATGGCATTGCCTCACGCATGCGTGAGTTGCTACTACGCATGCTACGCTGAGAATCCAGAGAGCAGATTCTTTGACAAAACCATAAAAGAGAGACAAGCTTTGATCAAACATGGTCGTGTTGTTGTCCACACCCCTAGAGTCCGCCGTGCTCTAGCCTAG
- the LOC103846542 gene encoding protein PNS1 isoform X2: MGATDPAVEERENRGEEETEKKKKKQRGVKANDEEEGDKDELNHHRFLASLNRLNPTNPLRVIVNNGGGGRFTTPPPPNPAQPLRSSSRAPPPIQTPPVRAPPPEEPQPPPSPSPPPLQHQSRSLFSQTPQETLASLNSSKYTNKFFLLLFILHKIAAIGFVCFLVFRGVQGLIGSNGSVKRKEQRILRFLLPQVEAASLLSIVLAFSWQMAIRLWPEFMIHFILWSTFLMSLSSGILLLCFQMPATDAVGVSLIAFSIGNGLYACWVTRRIKFCTKILVKSLEPVSKFTDLNLPTYYMLAAGFFWMSLWIFGVIGALNFYFPPVVIIGLVLSLAWTTEVMRNVVNLTVSRVIALFYLRGMQSSTRFSFQRALSRNLGSACLGSLFVPTIEALRIVARGLNLLKGEDEFMFCCANCCLKLMTFIFEHGNGWAFVQIAAYGKGFVRASQDTWKLFEDVDMVEIVDADITSSICFLTGICSGCVCVIVAAAWTHTVYKPFTATISLLAFFIGYLMTRISMALPHACVSCYYACYAENPESRFFDKTIKERQALIKHGRVVVHTPRVRRALA, encoded by the exons ATGGGTGCCACAGACCCC GCTGTGGAAGAGAGAGAAaacagaggagaagaagaaacagagaagaagaagaagaaacagagaggAGTAAAGGCTAATGATGAGGAAGAAGGAGATAAAGACGAACTCAACCACCACAGATTCTTAGCGAGCTTGAACAGATTGAACCCCACGAACCCTCTTCGGGTCATCGTCAACAATGGCGGCGGCGGTAGATTCACCACTCCGCCTCCTCCTAACCCCGCGCAGCCGCTCCGATCTTCCTCAAGAGCTCCTCCGCCGATTCAGACTCCTCCCGTCCGCGCCCCGCCGCCTGAAGAGCCTCAGCCTCCGCCGTCTCCCTCTCCGCCTCCGCTTCAGCATCAGTCTCGTTCCCTCTTCTCACAAACCCCTCAA GAAACGTTGGCGTCGTTGAACTCGTCAAAGTACACAAACAAGTTCTTTCTCCTCCTCTTCATCCTTCACAAGATCGCGGCCATCGGTTTCGTATGCTTCCTCGTCTTCAGAGGCGTCCAGGGTCTCATCGGCTCCAACGGCAGCGTCAAACGCAAAGAGCAACGCATCCTCAGATTCCTACTCCCCCAAGTCGAAGCCGCGTCTCTCCTAAGCATCGTACTCGCCTTCTCCTGGCAAATGGCGATCCGTCTCTGGCCTGAGTTCATGATCCACTTCATACTCTGGAGCACGTTCCTGATGTCTCTCTCCTCAGGAATCCTCTTGCTCTGTTTCCAGATGCCAGCAACCGATGCCGTTGGTGTTTCCCTCATCGCCTTCTCTATAGGCAACGGTTTATACGCTTGCTGGGTCACACGCAGGATCAAGTTCTGTACCAAGATACTAGTCAAGTCTTTAGAGCCAGTTTCGAAGTTCACTGACTTGAACTTACCAACCTACTACATGCTAGCAGCTGGTTTCTTCTGGATGTCGCTTTGGATCTTCGGTGTCATCGGTGCGTTGAATTTTTACTTTCCGCCGGTTGTGATTATCGGTTTGGTGTTGAGCTTGGCGTGGACGACGGAAGTGATGAGGAACGTTGTTAATCTAACTGTGAGTAGAGTCATCGCTTTGTTCTATCTTAGAGGGATGCAGTCTAGTACTCGGTTTAGTTTCCAAAGAGCCTTGTCTCGTAACCTAGGGAGCGCGTGTTTGGGGTCTCTCTTTGTTCCGACGATCGAAGCGCTTAGGATCGTGGCGAGAGGGTTGAACTTGCTTAAAGGTGAAGATGAGTTCATGTTTTGCTGCGCTAATTGTTGTCTTAAACTCATGACGTTTATATTCGAGCATGGCAATGGCTGGGCCTTTGTGcag ATAGCAGCGTATGGGAAAGGGTTTGTGAGGGCGTCGCAAGACACGTGGAAACTGTTTGAGgatgttgatatggttgagatTGTAGATGCGGACATAACAAGCTCTATATGTTTCCTCACGGGGATATGCAGTGGCTGCGTCTGTGTTATTGTGGCGGCTGCTTGGACGCACACGGTTTATAAGCCTTTTACGGCTACCATCTCCTTACTTGCCTTCTTCATTGGTTACCTCATg ACGAGGATCTCAATGGCATTGCCTCACGCATGCGTGAGTTGCTACTACGCATGCTACGCTGAGAATCCAGAGAGCAGATTCTTTGACAAAACCATAAAAGAGAGACAAGCTTTGATCAAACATGGTCGTGTTGTTGTCCACACCCCTAGAGTCCGCCGTGCTCTAGCCTAG
- the LOC103846544 gene encoding protein ZINC INDUCED FACILITATOR-LIKE 1-like isoform X2 yields the protein MAQEYAECLLENKFHENCPGCKVDQMKRLRRGFPFSELVTVWLIVLSTALPVSSLFPFLYFMIGDFNIAKKEEDIGFYAGFVGCSLMLGRTLTSVVWGIVADRYGRKRVILIGTASVVIFNTLFGLSVNYWMAIITRFCLGCFNGLLGPIKAYAVETFRDEYQGLALSAVSTAWGIGLIIGPAMGGFLAQPAKQYPSLFSEESVFGKIPETLHNHKIDDDAPSPDESCDASKLLSHDPESHKATERNERPSLLKNWPLISSIIVYCIFSLHDMAYTEIFSLWANSPRKYGGLGYSSADVGSVLAISGFGLLIFQLSLYSYAERLLGPTMVTRISGSLALVLLSTYPLIAKLSGLALTLALNCASVAKNVLATSAITGLFILQNRAVRQDQRGAANGIAMTAMSLFKAIGPAAAGIIYSWSEKRLDAAFLPGTQMVFFILNVVLALGVVMTFKPFLAQTQH from the exons ATGGCGCAAGAGTATGCAGAGTGTTTGCTGGAGAATAAGTTCCATGAGAATTGCCCTGGCTGCAAGGTTGACCAGATGAAGCGGCTTCGCCGTGGCTTCCCTTTCTCCGAGCTTGTTACCGTTTGGCTCATCGTCTTGTCTACCG CTCTGCCCGTTTCCTCTCTTTTCCCATTTCTTTACTTTATG ATTGGTGATTTTAACATAGCAAAGAAGGAAGAGGACATTGGGTTTTATGCTGGATTTGTTG GTTGCTCTCTCATGCTCGGACGAACGTTGACATCTGTCGTCTGGGGTATTGTGGCTGATCGTTATGGTAGAAAACGTGTAATCCTCATAGGAACTGCTTCAGT ggTCATTTTCAATACTCTGTTTGGCCTAAGTGTAAATTACTGGATGGCCATCATCACAAGGTTTTGCCTCGGTTGTTTCAACGGCTTACTTGGTCCTATAAAG GCTTACGCAGTGGAAACATTCCGTGATGAATATCAAGGTTTAGCACTCTCAGCT GTTAGTACAGCATGGGGCATTGGACTCATCATTGGTCCTGCTATGGGAGGCTTTCTTGCTCAG CCTGCAAAGCAATATCCAAGTTTATTCTCAGAGGAGTCGGTTTTTGGGAA GATTCCG GAAACATTGCACAATCACAAGATTGATGATGATGCACCATCACCTGATGAGTCTTGTGATGCTTCCAAACTTTTGTCTCATGACCCTGAATCTCATAAAGCGACAGAGAGAAATGAAAGACCCTCTCTCCTGAAGAACTGGCCATTAATTTCATCCATTATAGTCTACTGCATCTTTTCACTTCATGATATGGCTTACACAGAG ATATTTTCATTGTGGGCAAACAGCCCCAGGAAATATGGAGGTTTGGGATACTCCTCAGCCGATGTTGGTTCTGTTCTTGCCATTTCAG GGTTTGGTCTCCTTATCTTTCAGCTTTCCCTCTACTCTTATGCGGAGCGGCTCTTAGGACCAACCATGGTTACACGTATCTCTGGG AGTTTGGCATTAGTTCTCTTATCAACGTACCCTCTAATAGCAAAGCTATCTGGTTTAGCCCTTACCCTGGCGCTAAACTGTGCGTCTGTAGCAAAGAATGTTTTAGCC ACTTCTGCTATTACTGGTTTATTCATACTTCAAAACAGGGCCGTA AGACAAGACCAAAGAGGAGCAGCTAACGGGATTGCCATGACAGCAATGTCTCTTTTTAAAGCAATAGGTCCAGCAGCAGCAGGCATCAT CTATTCTTGGAGTGAGAAGCGTCTGGATGCTGCTTTTCTCCCTG GAACACAAATGGTATTCTTTATCCTCAATGTGGTCTTGGCACTGGGAGTTGTAATGACGTTCAAACCATTTCTTGCTCAAACACAACATTAG
- the LOC103846544 gene encoding protein ZINC INDUCED FACILITATOR-LIKE 1-like isoform X1 has translation MAQEYAECLLENKFHENCPGCKVDQMKRLRRGFPFSELVTVWLIVLSTALPVSSLFPFLYFMIGDFNIAKKEEDIGFYAGFVGCSLMLGRTLTSVVWGIVADRYGRKRVILIGTASVVIFNTLFGLSVNYWMAIITRFCLGCFNGLLGPIKAYAVETFRDEYQGLALSAVSTAWGIGLIIGPAMGGFLAQPAKQYPSLFSEESVFGKFPYFLPCLAISCFALLVTIISLRIPETLHNHKIDDDAPSPDESCDASKLLSHDPESHKATERNERPSLLKNWPLISSIIVYCIFSLHDMAYTEIFSLWANSPRKYGGLGYSSADVGSVLAISGFGLLIFQLSLYSYAERLLGPTMVTRISGSLALVLLSTYPLIAKLSGLALTLALNCASVAKNVLATSAITGLFILQNRAVRQDQRGAANGIAMTAMSLFKAIGPAAAGIIYSWSEKRLDAAFLPGTQMVFFILNVVLALGVVMTFKPFLAQTQH, from the exons ATGGCGCAAGAGTATGCAGAGTGTTTGCTGGAGAATAAGTTCCATGAGAATTGCCCTGGCTGCAAGGTTGACCAGATGAAGCGGCTTCGCCGTGGCTTCCCTTTCTCCGAGCTTGTTACCGTTTGGCTCATCGTCTTGTCTACCG CTCTGCCCGTTTCCTCTCTTTTCCCATTTCTTTACTTTATG ATTGGTGATTTTAACATAGCAAAGAAGGAAGAGGACATTGGGTTTTATGCTGGATTTGTTG GTTGCTCTCTCATGCTCGGACGAACGTTGACATCTGTCGTCTGGGGTATTGTGGCTGATCGTTATGGTAGAAAACGTGTAATCCTCATAGGAACTGCTTCAGT ggTCATTTTCAATACTCTGTTTGGCCTAAGTGTAAATTACTGGATGGCCATCATCACAAGGTTTTGCCTCGGTTGTTTCAACGGCTTACTTGGTCCTATAAAG GCTTACGCAGTGGAAACATTCCGTGATGAATATCAAGGTTTAGCACTCTCAGCT GTTAGTACAGCATGGGGCATTGGACTCATCATTGGTCCTGCTATGGGAGGCTTTCTTGCTCAG CCTGCAAAGCAATATCCAAGTTTATTCTCAGAGGAGTCGGTTTTTGGGAA GTTTCCCTACTTCTTGCCGTGCTTAGCAATATCTTGCTTTGCACTTCTGGTTACCATAATTTCATTGAGGATTCCG GAAACATTGCACAATCACAAGATTGATGATGATGCACCATCACCTGATGAGTCTTGTGATGCTTCCAAACTTTTGTCTCATGACCCTGAATCTCATAAAGCGACAGAGAGAAATGAAAGACCCTCTCTCCTGAAGAACTGGCCATTAATTTCATCCATTATAGTCTACTGCATCTTTTCACTTCATGATATGGCTTACACAGAG ATATTTTCATTGTGGGCAAACAGCCCCAGGAAATATGGAGGTTTGGGATACTCCTCAGCCGATGTTGGTTCTGTTCTTGCCATTTCAG GGTTTGGTCTCCTTATCTTTCAGCTTTCCCTCTACTCTTATGCGGAGCGGCTCTTAGGACCAACCATGGTTACACGTATCTCTGGG AGTTTGGCATTAGTTCTCTTATCAACGTACCCTCTAATAGCAAAGCTATCTGGTTTAGCCCTTACCCTGGCGCTAAACTGTGCGTCTGTAGCAAAGAATGTTTTAGCC ACTTCTGCTATTACTGGTTTATTCATACTTCAAAACAGGGCCGTA AGACAAGACCAAAGAGGAGCAGCTAACGGGATTGCCATGACAGCAATGTCTCTTTTTAAAGCAATAGGTCCAGCAGCAGCAGGCATCAT CTATTCTTGGAGTGAGAAGCGTCTGGATGCTGCTTTTCTCCCTG GAACACAAATGGTATTCTTTATCCTCAATGTGGTCTTGGCACTGGGAGTTGTAATGACGTTCAAACCATTTCTTGCTCAAACACAACATTAG
- the LOC103846543 gene encoding protein ZINC INDUCED FACILITATOR-LIKE 1 isoform X1 gives MAEEYAECLLENKFHENCPGCKVDQMKRLRRGFPFSELLTVWLIVLCTALPISSLFPFLYFMIGDFNIATKEEDIGFYAGFVGCSFMLGRTLTSVIWGIVADRYGRKPVILIGTASVVIFNTLFGLSVNFWMAIITRFCLGSFNGLLGPIKAYAMETFRDEYQGLALSAVSTAWGIGLIIGPAMGGFLAQPAKQYPSLFSEESVFGKFPYLLPCLAISCFALLVTIISLRIPETLHNHKIDDDAPSPDESFDASKLLSHDPESHKAIERNEKTSLLKNWPLISSIIVYCIFSLHDMAYTEIFSLWANSPTKYGGLGYSSADVGSVLAFSGFGLLIFQLSLYSYAERLLGPTMVTRISGSLALVLLSTYPLIAKLSGLALTLALNCASVAKNVLATSAITGLFILQNRAVRQDQRGAANGIAMTGMSLFKAIGPAAAGIIYSWSEKRQDAAFLPGTQMVFFILGTVLALGVVMTFKPFLAQTQH, from the exons ATGGCTGAAGAGTATGCAGAATGTTTGCTGGAGAATAAGTTCCATGAGAACTGCCCTGGCTGCAAGGTTGACCAGATGAAGAGGCTTCGCCGTGGCTTCCCTTTCTCCGAGCTTCTCACCGTTTGGCTCATCGTCCTCTGCACCG CTCTGCCCATTTCCTCTCTTTTCCCATTTCTTTACTTTATG ATTGGTGATTTTAACATAGCAACGAAAGAAGAAGACATTGGGTTCTATGCTGGATTTGTTG GTTGCTCTTTCATGCTCGGACGAACATTGACATCTGTCATCTGGGGCATTGTGGCTGACCGTTATGGTAGAAAACCAGTAATCCTCATAGGAACTGCTTCAGT GGTCATTTTCAATACTCTGTTTGGCCTAAGTGTAAATTTCTGGATGGCCATCATCACAAGGTTTTGCCTAGGTAGTTTCAACGGTTTACTTGGTCCTATTAAG GCTTACGCAATGGAAACATTCCGTGATGAATATCAAGGTTTAGCACTCTCAGCT GTTAGTACAGCATGGGGCATTGGACTCATCATTGGTCCTGCTATGGGAGGCTTTCTTGCTCAG CCTGCTAAGCAATATCCAAGTTTATTCTCAGAGGAGTCGGTTTTTGGGAA GTTTCCCTACTTGTTGCCGTGCTTAGCAATATCTTGTTTTGCACTTTTGGTTACCATAATTTCATTAAGGATTCCG GAAACATTGCACAATCACAAGATTGATGATGATGCACCATCACCTGATGAGTCCTTTGATGCTTCCAAACTTTTGTCTCATGACCCTGAATCTCATAAAGCGATAGAGAGAAATGAAAAAACCTCTCTTCTGAAGAACTGGCCACTGATTTCATCTATTATCGTCTACTGCATTTTTTCACTTCATGATATGGCTTACACAGAG ATCTTTTCATTGTGGGCAAACAGTCCGACGAAATATGGAGGTTTGGGATACTCATCAGCCGATGTTGGTTCTGTTCTTGCATTTTCAG GGTTTGGTCTCCTTATCTTTCAGCTTTCCCTCTACTCTTATGCGGAGCGGCTCTTAGGACCAACCATGGTTACACGTATCTCCGGG AGTTTGGCATTAGTTCTCTTATCAACGTACCCTCTAATAGCAAAGCTATCTGGTTTAGCCCTTACCCTGGCGCTAAACTGTGCGTCTGTAGCAAAGAATGTTTTAGCC ACTTCGGCTATTACTGGTTTATTCATACTTCAAAACAGAGCTGTA AGACAAGATCAAAGAGGAGCAGCTAATGGGATTGCCATGACAGGGATGTCCCTTTTTAAAGCAATAGGTCCAGCAGCAGCAGGcataat CTATTCTTGGAGCGAGAAGCGTCAGGATGCTGCTTTCCTTCCTG GAACACAAATGGTATTCTTTATCCTCGGTACGGTCTTGGCACTCGGAGTTGTAATGACGTTCAAACCATTTCTTGCTCAAACACAACACTAG
- the LOC103846543 gene encoding protein ZINC INDUCED FACILITATOR-LIKE 1 isoform X2, whose protein sequence is MLGRTLTSVIWGIVADRYGRKPVILIGTASVVIFNTLFGLSVNFWMAIITRFCLGSFNGLLGPIKAYAMETFRDEYQGLALSAVSTAWGIGLIIGPAMGGFLAQPAKQYPSLFSEESVFGKFPYLLPCLAISCFALLVTIISLRIPETLHNHKIDDDAPSPDESFDASKLLSHDPESHKAIERNEKTSLLKNWPLISSIIVYCIFSLHDMAYTEIFSLWANSPTKYGGLGYSSADVGSVLAFSGFGLLIFQLSLYSYAERLLGPTMVTRISGSLALVLLSTYPLIAKLSGLALTLALNCASVAKNVLATSAITGLFILQNRAVRQDQRGAANGIAMTGMSLFKAIGPAAAGIIYSWSEKRQDAAFLPGTQMVFFILGTVLALGVVMTFKPFLAQTQH, encoded by the exons ATGCTCGGACGAACATTGACATCTGTCATCTGGGGCATTGTGGCTGACCGTTATGGTAGAAAACCAGTAATCCTCATAGGAACTGCTTCAGT GGTCATTTTCAATACTCTGTTTGGCCTAAGTGTAAATTTCTGGATGGCCATCATCACAAGGTTTTGCCTAGGTAGTTTCAACGGTTTACTTGGTCCTATTAAG GCTTACGCAATGGAAACATTCCGTGATGAATATCAAGGTTTAGCACTCTCAGCT GTTAGTACAGCATGGGGCATTGGACTCATCATTGGTCCTGCTATGGGAGGCTTTCTTGCTCAG CCTGCTAAGCAATATCCAAGTTTATTCTCAGAGGAGTCGGTTTTTGGGAA GTTTCCCTACTTGTTGCCGTGCTTAGCAATATCTTGTTTTGCACTTTTGGTTACCATAATTTCATTAAGGATTCCG GAAACATTGCACAATCACAAGATTGATGATGATGCACCATCACCTGATGAGTCCTTTGATGCTTCCAAACTTTTGTCTCATGACCCTGAATCTCATAAAGCGATAGAGAGAAATGAAAAAACCTCTCTTCTGAAGAACTGGCCACTGATTTCATCTATTATCGTCTACTGCATTTTTTCACTTCATGATATGGCTTACACAGAG ATCTTTTCATTGTGGGCAAACAGTCCGACGAAATATGGAGGTTTGGGATACTCATCAGCCGATGTTGGTTCTGTTCTTGCATTTTCAG GGTTTGGTCTCCTTATCTTTCAGCTTTCCCTCTACTCTTATGCGGAGCGGCTCTTAGGACCAACCATGGTTACACGTATCTCCGGG AGTTTGGCATTAGTTCTCTTATCAACGTACCCTCTAATAGCAAAGCTATCTGGTTTAGCCCTTACCCTGGCGCTAAACTGTGCGTCTGTAGCAAAGAATGTTTTAGCC ACTTCGGCTATTACTGGTTTATTCATACTTCAAAACAGAGCTGTA AGACAAGATCAAAGAGGAGCAGCTAATGGGATTGCCATGACAGGGATGTCCCTTTTTAAAGCAATAGGTCCAGCAGCAGCAGGcataat CTATTCTTGGAGCGAGAAGCGTCAGGATGCTGCTTTCCTTCCTG GAACACAAATGGTATTCTTTATCCTCGGTACGGTCTTGGCACTCGGAGTTGTAATGACGTTCAAACCATTTCTTGCTCAAACACAACACTAG
- the LOC103846545 gene encoding probable xyloglucan endotransglucosylase/hydrolase protein 23: MAMINYSTILSPLLAAIMIYSVSANFHQDVEITWGDGRGQITNNGDLLTLSLDKSSGSGFQSKNEYLFGKIDMQIKLVAGNSAGTVTAYYLKSPGSTWDEIDFEFLGNLSGDPYTLHTNVFTQGKGDREQQFKLWFDPTIDFHTYSILWNPQRIIFSVDGTPIREFKNMESQGTLFPKNQPMRMYSSLWNAEDWATRGGLVKTDWSKAPFTASYRGFSEEACVVSNGKSSCSNGSAQGSGSGSWLSQELDSTGQERMRWVQSNYMIYNYCTDAKRFPQGLPRECLSA, encoded by the exons ATGGCGATGATCAACTACTCCACCATCTTGTCTCCTCTGCTTGCTGCTATTATGATTTACTCTGTTTCCGCCAATTTTCACCAAGACGTGGAGATAACTTGGGGAGATGGACGTGGACAGATCACTAACAACGGCGATCTTCTTACACTCTCTCTCGACAAGTCTTCTGGCTCAGGATTCCAATCCAAGAATGAATATTTGTTTGGTAAAATCGACATGCAGATCAAGCTCGTCGCCGGAAACTCCGCAGGAACAGTCACTGCTTACTAT TTGAAATCACCTGGATCTACATGGGACGAGATTGATTTTGAGTTCTTGGGAAATTTAAGTGGTGATCCTTACACACTTCATACCAATGTCTTTACTCAAGGCAAAGGAGACAGAGAACAACAGTTCAAACTCTGGTTCGATCCCACTATTGATTTCCACACTTACTCTATCCTCTGGAACCCACAACGCATTAT ATTCTCTGTGGATGGAACTCCGATAAGGGAATTTAAGAACATGGAATCTCAAGGAACTTTGTTCCCTAAGAACCAACCGATGAGGATGTACTCAAGTCTATGGAACGCCGAAGACTGGGCAACAAGGGGTGGTTTGGTCAAAACCGACTGGTCTAAAGCTCCCTTCACCGCTTCATACCGTGGCTTCAGTGAAGAAGCTTGTGTCGTGTCAAACGGGAAGTCATCGTGCTCCAACGGGTCGGCACAAGGGAGTGGTAGTGGTTCGTGGTTGTCCCAGGAGTTAGACTCAACGGGTCAAGAACGGATGAGATGGGTGCAGAGTAATTACATGATCTACAATTACTGTACGGACGCTAAGAGGTTCCCTCAAGGTCTTCCACGAGAGTGTCTATCTGCGTAG